From the Brassica napus cultivar Da-Ae chromosome A8, Da-Ae, whole genome shotgun sequence genome, one window contains:
- the LOC106361602 gene encoding mannosyl-oligosaccharide 1,2-alpha-mannosidase MNS3-like, giving the protein MSKSLPYSVKDVHYDNAKFRHRSPLKVLSQSLLTLNTKRDYASCSTGKFLILILIFGIACLMLMGTNDSPLNEKGKVTFVGGFRLGRLLRKPPRLPPRLSPDDGQLKGNTTNSPKWAARQQSVKEAFDYAWSGYRKYAMGYDELMPISQRGVDGLGGLGATVVDALDTAMIMGHGNIVSEAGSWVEAHLLERISQKGQVNLFETTIRVLGGLLSAYHLSGGDHGPKPDVYLNVAKDLADRLLSAFNSSPTAVPYSDVILRESTAHPAPGGMSSTAEVASVQLEFNYLSAVSGDPKYSAEAMKVLAHIKTLPKTEGLVPIYISPHSGEFVGENIRLGSRGDSYYEYLIKVWLQQGGKLNGNFTYLHDMYTEAMKGVRHLLVRKSIPKGLVFVGELPYGSKGEFSPKMDHLVCFLPGTLALGATKGLTKEKALAENLLSFEDLENLKLAEDLAKACFEMYEVTATGLAPEIAYFHTEEYSEDGLEGGNKSSVYANDIIIKHADRHNLLRPETVESLFVLYRITKDTKYREQGWQIFEAFEKHTKVKSGGYTSLDDVTEVPPHRRDKMETFFLGETLKYLYLLFGDDSVIPLDKFVFNTEAHPLPIRNT; this is encoded by the exons ATGTCGAAATCTCTACCGTATTCAGTGAAAGATGTTCATTACGACAATGCCAAGTTCAGACATCGATCTCCTTTAAAG gTTCTGTCTCAAAGCTTGCTTACTCTTAACACAAAACGTGACTACGCAAGCTGCAGCACGGGGAAGTTCCTTATATTGATACTGATCTTTGGAATAGCATGTCTAATGCTGATGGGTACTAATGATTCTCCTCTCAATGAAAAAGGAAAGGTCACTTTCGTTGGGGGTTTTAGGCTAGGCAGACTTTTGAGAAAGCCACCTAGGCTCCCACCTCGGTTATCACCTGACGACGGACAGTTAAAAGGTAACACCACTAATAGCCCAAAATGGGCAGCCAGACAGCAAAGTGTAAAGGAAGCTTTCGACTACGCATGGTCTGGCTACAGAAAGTATGCAATGGGCTATGACGAGCTTATGCCTATTAGCCAGAGAGGCGTGGATGGGTTAGGAGGACTGGGCGCCACTGTGGTCGACGCTCTCGACACAGCCATGATAATGGGCCATGGTAACATCGTTTCTGAGGCAGGGTCATGGGTAGAGGCTCATCTCTTGGAGAGGATCAGCCAAAAGGGTCAAGTTAATTTGTTTGAGACTACAATACGTGTGTTAGGTGGGCTTCTAAGTGCATACCATCTGAGTGGAGGAGACCACGGACCAAAACCAGATGTCTATCTAAACGTTGCCAAAGATTTGGCTGACCGTTTGCTTTCGGCTTTTAACTCCAGCCCTACTGCAGTTCCTTATAGTGACGTCATACTGCGTGAGTCAACGGCTCATCCAGCTCCAGGGGGGATGAGCAGTACAGCAGAAGTCGCCTCTGTGCAGCTTGAGTTTAACTACCTCAGTGCTGTTTCTGGTGATCCGAAGTACAGTGCAGAGGCTATGAAGGTCTTGGCTCATATAAAGACTCTTCCTAAGACAGAAGGTCTTGTTCCAATCTACATCAGCCCTCACTCAGGTGAGTTTGTTGGTGAGAACATAAGATTGGGATCTCGTGGGGATAGCTACTATGAGTATTTGATCAAAGTGTGGCTTCAGCAAGGAGGAAAATTGAACGGTAACTTCACATATCTGCATGATATGTACACCGAGGCGATGAAAGGAGTGAGGCACTTGCTTGTGCGCAAATCAATTCCAAAGGGTCTTGTCTTTGTAGGGGAGTTGCCTTACGGGTCTAAGGGAGAGTTCAGTCCCAAAATGGATCATCTG GTTTGCTTTTTGCCTGGTACTCTTGCTCTTGGTGCTACCAAGGGACTCACAAAAGAGAAAGCCCTTGCGGAGAATCTTTTATCCTTTGAGGATCTTGAAAACTTGAAACTTGCGGAAGATTTAGCGAAAGCATGCTTTGAGATGTATGAAGTAACAGCCACTGGCCTTGCTCCAGAGATTGCTTACTTCCACACAGAG GAATACTCTGAGGATGGTCTTGAAGGAGGGAACAAGAGTTCGGTTTATGCAAAcgacataatcataaaacacgCTGATCGACATAACCTACTGCGCCCTGAAACCGTTGAATCACTCTTTGTTCTCTACCGTATCACAAAAGATACAAA aTACAGAGAACAAGGATGGCAGATCTTTGAAGCGTTTGAAAAGCACACAAAGGTGAAATCAGGTGGATACACGTCGTTGGATGATGTAACGGAAGTGCCTCCTCATAGGAGAGATAAGATGGAGACTTTTTTCCTCGGTGAGACGTTGAAGTACTTGTACTTGCTGTTTGGAGATGACTCGGTGATACCGTTGGATAAGTTTGTTTTCAACACTGAAGCTCATCCGTTGCCAATAAGAAACACCTGA
- the LOC106360010 gene encoding uncharacterized protein LOC106360010: MALREIVSDDIESYSEPSLCLDKAKELLALLNLPTGLLPLKDMTEVGHNKTKGFVWMRMRSKIEHTFAAIGRKVIYDTEITAFVEDRRLKRLTGVKSKELMIWVPVHDIFIKEKEPEKITFANNTGLSRTFKVSAFQSEG; the protein is encoded by the coding sequence ATGGCGTTACGAGAGATAGTAAGTGATGATATAGAGAGCTACAGTGAGCCATCTCTTTGTCTGGATAAAGCCAAGGAGCTTCTTGCACTCCTCAATTTACCCACAGGATTGTTGCCACTGAAGGACATGACAGAAGTTGgccacaacaaaacaaaagggtTTGTGTGGATGAGGATGAGAAGCAAGATTGAGCATACATTCGCTGCAATAGGTCGTAAAGTGATATATGACACGGAGATAACTGCTTTTGTTGAAGACCGTAGGTTGAAGAGACTAACGGGAGTTAAAAGCAAGGAACTCATGATCTGGGTTCCAGTGCATGATATCTTCATCAAAGAGAAAGAGCCTGAGAAGATAACATTTGCTAATAACACCGGCCTGTCACGAACATTTAAGGTTTCAGCATTTCAGAGCGAGGGCTGA
- the LOC106360009 gene encoding uncharacterized protein LOC106360009, translating into MAYRRRQGITRASTFNDDIYNQTPDHDHGDLKGHSNGGSSFRSSQSFSSHSSLAAQAIRASNSHDDATTRNESRGFWGILAQKAKSILEEDEEEEQQHQQQQRNVVVSEPSNNNNNNNPTIRKSIEKITTTMNHIGDSFEKGRTIVESQIRKKGSDLMENGPWQPLTQPSPHESQLKASRDVAMATAAKAKLLLRELKTVKADLAFAKQRCSQLEEENKRLRDNREKGNTNPADDDLIRLQLETLLAEKARLAHENSIYARENRFLREIVEYHQLTMQDVVYIDEGIEEVAEVNPSITRTLSMASFSGASELPVSPSPSSPGSPSRLSVSTDVYPVLVQQSSASDVVESPKPVRPPSLGYADDGKRPSSQLSV; encoded by the coding sequence ATGGCGTATAGGAGAAGACAAGGGATCACAAGAGCTTCAACATTCAACGACGATATCTACAATCAAACACCTGATCACGACCACGGCGATCTCAAAGGTCACTCCAACGGCGGATCCTCCTTCAGATCTTCTCAATCTTTCTCCTCTCATTCCTCCCTTGCCGCTCAAGCAATCCGCGCCTCCAATTCCCACGACGATGCAACGACTAGGAACGAGAGCCGCGGCTTCTGGGGTATCCTCGCTCAGAAAGCCAAATCAATCCTCGAggaggacgaagaagaagagcaacaacaccaacaacaacaacgaaaCGTTGTCGTTTCAGAGCCCtcgaataataataataacaataaccCTACGATACGCAAAAGCATAGAGAAGATCACGACGACGATGAATCATATAGGAGACAGCTTCGAGAAAGGCCGTACGATCGTAGAGTCTCAGATCAGGAAGAAAGGATCAGATCTAATGGAGAACGGTCCATGGCAACCGTTAACGCAACCGAGCCCACACGAGTCTCAGCTCAAAGCTTCACGTGACGTGGCCATGGCTACAGCAGCCAAAGCCAAGCTCCTCCTACGCGAATTAAAAACGGTTAAAGCTGACCTAGCGTTCGCTAAACAAAGATGTTCCCAGCTCGAGGAAGAAAACAAACGGTTAAGAGATAACCGGGAAAAGGGTAACACCAATCCAGCGGATGATGACCTAATCAGGCTTCAGCTCGAGACGTTACTTGCGGAGAAAGCAAGACTAGCGCACGAGAACTCTATCTACGCGAGAGAGAACAGGTTCTTGAGAGAGATCGTTGAGTATCATCAGTTAACGATGCAGGACGTTGTTTATATCGACGAAGGTATCGAAGAAGTCGCTGAGGTGAATCCTTCCATCACTCGAACGCTCTCAATGGCTTCGTTTTCGGGTGCTTCTGAGTTGCCTGTCTCTCCTTCTCCTTCGTCTCCGGGTTCGCCTTCTCGGCTTTCGGTTTCTACCGATGTTTATCCGGTTTTGGTTCAGCAGAGTTCGGCTAGTGATGTTGTTGAGAGTCCTAAACCGGTTCGACCACCTTCTTTGGGATATGCGGATGATGGTAAGAGACCATCGTCTCAGCTCTCTGTTTAG
- the LOC106375948 gene encoding gibberellin 2-beta-dioxygenase 2-like yields MVVLSQHVALDNHLSVIPTYKPVPVPVVDLTDPEAKTLIVKACEEFGFFKVVNHGVRPDLMTRLEQEAVGFFALPQSLKNQAGPPEPYGYGSKRIGPNGDVGWIEYILLNANPQLTSPKTSAIFRQTPQIFREAVEEYMKEVKKVTCKVLEMVTEGLGIEPRDTLSKMVRDEKSDSCLRMNHYPTAEEEVEKMVKVGFGEHTDPQIISVLRSNNTAGLQICMKDGSWVAVPPDHSSFFINVGDALQVMTNGRFKSVKHRVLADTRRSRVSMIYFGGPPLSQKIAPLPCLVPKQEDWLYKEFTWSQYKSSAYKSKLGDYRLGLFEKQSHHRSNV; encoded by the exons ATGGTGGTTTTATCACAGCACGTTGCTTTAGATAACCACTTATCCGTAATCCCAACATACAAACCGGTTCCGGTCCCCGTCGTGGACCTAACCGACCCAGAAGCCAAAACTCTAATCGTGAAAGCCTGTGAAGAGTTTGGTTTCTTCAAGGTTGTAAACCACGGAGTCCGACCAGACCTCATGACCCGGTTAGAGCAGGAGGCTGTCGGCTTCTTCGCCTTGCCACAGTCTCTTAAAAACCAGGCCGGTCCGCCTGAACCGTACGGTTATGGTAGTAAACGGATTGGACCAAACGGGGACGTGGGATGGATAGAGTATATTCTCCTCAATGCTAATCCTCAGCTCACGTCTCCCAAAACCTCCGCCATTTTCCGTCAAACCCCACAAATTTTCCG agagGCGGTGGAGGAGTACATGAAGGAGGTGAAGAAAGTCACGTGCAAAGTGTTGGAGATGGTGACGGAAGGATTAGGGATAGAGCCAAGGGACACACTGAGTAAGATGGTGAGAGATGAGAAGAGCGACTCTTGCTTGAGAATGAACCATTATCCTACGGCGGAGGAAGAGGTGGAGAAGATGGTGAAAGTAGGATTTGGGGAACACACAGACCCACAAATCATCTCAGTGCTACGGTCCAATAACACTGCGGGTCTTCAAATCTGTATGAAAGATGGAAGTTGGGTCGCTGTTCCTCCTGATCACTCTTCTTTCTTCATCAATGTTGGAGATGCTCTTCAG GTTATGACAAATGGGAGGTTCAAGAGTGTAAAACACAGAGTCTTAGCTGATACAAGGAGATCGAGAGTCTCTATGATATATTTTGGAGGACCCCCATTGAGCCAGAAGATTGCTCCATTGCCATGTCTTGTCCCTAAGCAAGAGGATTGGCTTTACAAAGAATTCACTTGGTCTCAATACAAATCTTCAGCATACAAGTCTAAACTAGGTGATTATAGGCTCGGTCTCTTTGAAAAACAATCTCACCATAGGTCAAATGTATGA